GTTGAGTTTCTTTATAGTGCAATGGAAGATTTTGTTTTCGACTTAATCATAGGTGTAGATGGCAATGCGCGTGCTATGAGAATGAAATTAAAACCATTCACATTAATTGGAGCTACAACTAAATTAAGTGAAATATCACAACCATTAATTGATAGATTTGGATACGTTGCAAGGCTAGTTAATTATACTAATGAAGACATTTTTAAAATCCTTAAAATAAGTGCTAAAAAAATGAATTTAGAAATTGAGGATGAATTATTAAAATACATTGCATCATATTCTAGATCAACTCCCAGATTATCGAATCATTTACTAAACAGAGTTAATGACTTTGCCATCGCAAATAAGACTTTTATATCTAAACCATTGATAAAAAAGACTTTTAAATATTTAGATTTATATCAATTTGGTTTAACAAAAGATCACATTGAATATTTACAAGTTCTAAAAGAAGGTTTTGAAGAAAAATGCGTATCACTTGATGTTATTTGCGGCTTACTTTTACACACAAAAGAAAGCATAGTTAATGAAATCGAACCACCGTTATTACTATTAAAATTGATCGAAAAAACTTCGAGAGGAAGAAGAATTTCTTCCTTAGGAATTGATTACTTAATTAGACAAAAAATTAAAGATATTTAGGAGATAAAATGAAACCAGATTCCCACATATTTGATGGTTACAATTTTAAATTAGAATTTATTTTCTTAACTAAAAACTTAACCCCACTTTTTAAAAAATTTGTCACACAATATCTTGTTTATGATTGGAGGATAGAAAATTAAATAGGTTGATACCTATTTTTTATTTTTAGCACTTTTGCTTTTTTGGAAAAATAACAAAACAAAATGAATTAAAGGTGGTTAGTTATGCTTTACAGAATGTGAGATCAAGATAAATATTGTTCTAATTTCTTTATCTTCTACAAAAGACATAATTCAAAACCATCAGCTTATCATGCTTCAAAAATGAATGGTTTATTTCATAAAACTGTTATAGAACAAGATAAGAAACTGCAAACAATGAAAATTTCATCATTGATAGATGCAATTTCTCAAAATAAAAGTTATATTTGCTCTACTGGTACAACAACAAGATTTATCAATATTGATATTGATGAAAAAGCAAATAGAATTTTTTCAACTCTTTTGAAGTACAACAATAAATTTTTCACAAAAAGTGATTTAAACAACAAAAATGATAAAGAAATGTTGTTTTTAAGGTATTTTTTACCTACTTTTTACTATGAAACTAATTCATCAACTGATACAAAAGCAAGAATTAGATTAGTTTATGCATTAGATCAAAATGTAAGTAAAGAATTAGCAACAAAAATTGTTGAAAAATTAATAATTGTGATTGAAAGCATTTTTAATTCAAAAATTGATACAGCATCTAAAAACATTAAGCAAATATTCTATGGTACATTGAAAAATGTCTTTTCAAACAAGAATATTAGAGTGTATAGTGCAGAAAAGTTATTAGAAATTTTGAATTATGTATTCAAACTTTTAAATTTAAGTGAAAAACACAGAAATTCTAGTTTTGGAATTACATATGATTTCAATAATTCTTTTGTATCTAACAACTATGATGAAGCATTATGAATTTATGTTGCATTATCAAAGCACAATAAAGAACATTTATTGATAACAAAGAAAAAATGAATAAAGAAATTTGAAGATACAATGAATCGCAGACCATACTTTAAAGTAAAACATAATACAAAAGGTTATGAATTATTAAATACTTACAAGAAATAAATTTAAAACAAAACAATTAAAGGAGATAAAGAGTGGAAATAACAAAAATAACACAATTTTTTGCAGAAAATGTTTCAGCAAGTGCTTCTGCAGTAAATGATAATCTTGCTTCTTCTATTTCATCATCTGTTTCAGGTGGGTTTAAGTCCTTACTTTCTGCAATTACAATACCTGTAATTATTGCATTAGTGGTATTTATTCTTTCTGGTGCTGTTTTATTGGCTAAAAAATTTATGAGAATATCCAAAACAGATCCAGAAAATTATAAAATGGAAATCAAAAAACTTTATTGATATATTGGTGGAATAATGGCTCTTTTCTTTTCACTAATATTCTTTATAGTAATGCAATCTAACAATTGATCAATTTTAGCAGATTACACTCCAAAAGCATTGTAAGTAATTTAACAAAACATCTTATTTTAGGTATAAAAAGTGTTTGCCTGACTAATTAATTCCATTGGTTATGCGATTTTCTCAGGATTGTGATACATACTTGTATTTCTTCCTGGTTGAATTCTTCATATCATTTACACAACACTAGAATTTGTTGCTTTAAAACTACCAATTTACATTTTATTTGGTGGTTATGAAATAAACTTCTCAACTGGTTTCTTTATAAGGTTCTTTGGTATTGCACTGATATGTCTTTTCTTTGTAGTTGGTATAGTCTTTTATAGATTTATACAAGCAAGAAAAGATGTAGAAAACCAACAATTATTCAAAGAATCAATAAAGCGTGGGACATTATCATTTTTAATGGTAGTTGGAATACCAATATTAATGTGATTAATGATGATCTTTTTTGTAATTATTTATCAGTTAGTTAAAAATTCAATCTTTAACCAAGATACATCTCTATCACAATACATATTTAAAGTATTAGAACCAAAATGAACTGAAACATCAGAAGGACACAAAGCATGAATTCAAGTGCAAAATACATTTCAACCTTTAAGTTATAATGAATGATTTTACATAGATGGTAGTGGTATTTTACTTATCATCAAACTTGCAATTGCAATTTTTGCAATTGTAGTTGTGATCTTTGGACTTTTTATACGTGTTATCAAAGCAATTGCTTATGAATTTGTTTATTTCTTATGATTACCAGTTGCTATAACACAAGGGACTAATGATGCAGGAGAAACATTAAAGAAATGATTTGCTAAATTCACAGAGAGTGTATTAAGTATTTTCATTATATTAATTTGTCTTCTCTTATACATTATGTTGCTTCAAACTACTTTTGAACAAGTACCATCATTGATTGATGAGATTTTAGGTGATAATTCAACAGCACTTTCTGGTGAATGAACTACATCAATTTTATCAATTGCAATCATCTTAGGTATGACTTATGGAATTAATGGTATGATAACCAGATTAATGTATTTCTTTAATCTAGATCAGTTTGCTGAATCATCAATCAGACTAAGACGCAACAAGAACAAAACAGCAAATAACACAGCAAATACAAAAGAAACCAAAGCTGAAGCTAACAAAACAATTAGCTATGAAAAAAACACATTAAAAAGAAATAATGATTTAGGTGTAAGAGCAAAAACAAGTGCTAGAAATGCTAAAAACACTATGAGTAAGGAAAAAACAGCAGAACAAGCAATTAACAATGCTCTTAAACCTTGATTTATTAAGATATTTAACAAGTTGCAAGAAGGAGATAAGGTGAAATAGATGCTACAAGCAAAACCACTAAAAAGAAACCAATTCAAAATTTTTAGAAATATGTCTTGGTTTGATATGATTGTATTTCTGATTTTTGCTTTATCTGACTTTATAATTTGTTTCTTTGGTTTCCCACATTTAAACATTGCATATAGAGTATTAATTTCAGTAATGTTTATACCACTGATTATGTCGTTGTTTTTAACAGTTAAAGATACATCATATAAGGTTTATCAAATGCTTTGAATTTGAATTAAGTATGAATCATCTAAAAAGAAATTTAAAGATGATGAGATAAATGACTTAATGGTATTCACTGAAATAGATAATGATGGAGTTCTTGCTACAAACAAACTAAGCAAAAATAAAGAATTTTATGCTAGATTATTGAAATTGCATGGTAATTCCATTTTTAAATATGATAAATACAACCAAGAACAACTTTTAGAAGAGCTAACAAAAGGCATTAGTACTATCAAAACGCCAATTAACATCATTAAAATTAACAGTAAAAATGATTTTAAGGAAAATATATTCTATGCTGATGAAGCACTTAAAAAATTCAAAGACAAGAAATCACAAATTTATTTAAATGCTTTAAAAAGTGATTTAGAGTTGTTTGAAAACCAAAAATACCAAGTCTATTACATTTTAGTTTATGGTGAAAGTGAAACTGCATTAATTGAAAACACCCAAAATGTTAAAACTGCTTTTGAGAATGTTAATTTCTTAATTGAAGAACAAGATCAAATTCAAACATTGCTTTTTTATAGTAATTTCTATGATCTTGATAAATCACAACCAGAAATTGAATTAAAAACATTAAATGCAAGAACAGATAGAGTAAATATTAGAGAAATATTAGACATAAACTCTATTGAGTTTTCTTCAAATAACTTTAAGGTAAATGATAAATACCACTCTATGCAAGGAATAAAAGAATTTGATTATGAAGTAGATAATGGTTGACTTAATACTATTTATGATAGTGATTCAAATGTTTTTATCAGCATTAGTCCTTTATCACAAACTGTTGCAGAAAAACTTCTTGAAAGTTCCAACAGAAAAATTGGAGCACAAGCTTATGAAAGAACACAACACTTTTTAAGAGATAAGAAAAACCAGTATGAGTATGAAATTTTTAATCAATTGACTGAAAACATTGTTAAAAATCAAACAAAACCACTATTAGATGTTGGGGTTTATCTATTAAATACAGCATTAAAAGAAAATGATTTAAATGAAATTGAAAAAGTAAATGAATCAAATGCTAAAAAAGAAAACATTAAGTTGGGAAAATTTAATTTCGAACAGTTTAAATGTTGAAATCAATCACAAATTCCCCCAACAGATTTCTTAAACACCTCAATTCAAGCATTACCAGAATTAATTGCTTTTGGTTGACCTTGAAATTTAGAATTATTGAATGATCATAATAACTTTATTTTAGGAACCCAAAAGAATGATGGTTCCCCAGTATTCTTTGATCTATTCCATAGAGATGGGTACAGGAGAAATAGTAATGCAATTATTATTGGAACATCAGGTAGTGGTAAATCCACTTTCAGTATGAAACTTTTAAATTATATGCATTATGCAAAATCACAAATTATCATCATTGATCCACAAGATGAATATGTTGATTTATGTAAAAATGTTTCAGGTCAGTATATTGATATAAAAAATGACTCTAAAACAATTATTAATCCACTTGAAATCCAAATAAACAAAGTAAATAGTGATAATACCACTGTATTTAACATAATTGATAATCACATTGACTTTGTTTCAAAATGATTCCAAATTCTTTTTGAGAGCATTTCTAATACAGAGAAAATTCTAATCAAAACTGCTTTAAAAACTCTTTATATTAAATGAAATTTTTATCACCAAAAAACAATTAAAGATCTTAAAAGACAGAAAAATTGACCTATTATTGATGACTTTATTAAAGAACTGGAAAACACTCAATTCAACAATGAATTAGAGAAAGAAATTTACCAAAAACCATTAATTAAACTTGTTAAAGAGTTTAAATTCTTTTTCCAAGAACAAATTTCTAATAAAAACATCTTTAATAAACCATCAAACATCAATTTAGACAACAAGTTTATTGTATTTAATGTTAAAAAACTGCTAGCACAACAAAATCAAGGTTCAGCACAAGCACAAATTTATTTACTATTGAATATCATTAACACAAAAATTTATATGAACTCAATCAATAATTCAAAAAATAATACAATTCTTTTTATTGATGAAGCACACTTTGCTTTAAAAGATAACACACCAGTAATTAGAGAGTTTATTATTGATACAACCAAAACAATTCGTAAATATAATGGTTCTATTGTTTTAGCAACTCAAAATGTAAATGATATTTCACAAAATGCAGCAAAAATACTTGGAAATATTCAATATTCATTTTTCTTTAATTGTAAGCAACTTGATATTGATTCAATTAAAGCATTATATGAAACCAACCAAACTTTAACAGATCAAGATCTAAAATTCATTTCAAATGCTAAAACAGGTGAATGTTTAATGCTTTTAACTGAAAAGAAACACTACCAGATTAAAGCAAATTACAACAATTTAGAAAAAGACTTATTCTTTAAAGATTTCACAATTATAGAGAAATACACTAAGTCTCTTAAATTTGAAATAACAGCTTTATTTAAAAAGTTATCTGATTCAGAGTTGAAAGATGAATTATTAACAGAATACAACAAGGAAATAGCAATGTTTGAATCTAATTTATCTTTATATTCTAAAAATCAGGAATTTTTAAGTTTCCTAGTTGCATTTAAAGAAAACTTAATTAAAGTAATCAGAAACATTTAATTTAAATATTTTAAAAGGAGAATGAATGAATTCAGAAACATTTTTTTACAGTTTGAGATTACTAAATGGTGAAAGAGTGGAAAACTTACCTTATGATAAAAAAGTAGATCATATTTATTATCAAAACAAAATTAAAACAGGTGAATGATACTTTTCATTAGATAGAGAAACTAACTATTATCATTTAAAGAACAAAAATGGTGATTGAATTAAAACTGATCACTCACCTGATAGATCAGATTTTGAAATAAATAGATTTAAACTTTTAGAACACCTTTTAACAAAAGATACCAAATATTATGATAGTAGATATGGATACACAAGATCAGTTAAAAAAGAAACATTGCAGGTTGAAAAAGCATATCTAGCAAAAAGAATGTGTTTTATTGAAATGCAAGGAAAAATGCTTAATAATGGTGAATATGATGTTTATCAAATTAATCAAATATATCATTCAACATATGGAGAACCAAGAATTACAAAAATTAACAAAGAACAAGTCTCACATATTTATACGTATGATGATATAAAACTAGGTTATTACTTTATTAAAAAGGGAGTAAATAGTAATCCTTTTGCAAAAGAAGTAGTTGAAAAAGTTTTATCAGATGTTAAAGAACTTATAGAATTTGAAGATGATTTTGAAGACGAAAGTGAAACTGATTAAAAATCAGTTCAAGGAGTAAATGTGGAATTAGAAAAAGAATTAAAAGATGAACTAAAAACCTTTATAAAACATTTCAAAATAAATATGAATGAAAATGCTGTTTTTGAAGCAATAGAGAACAATATTGATACAAGTGATAGAAAATTATTACTCAATGTTTTAAGTTTCTTTAAAAGCAATTTTAAAGGTCATTCAAATGAAAATATTGCAAATTTATTATGACCTTCTATAAATAATCCTGAAAAGTTAAGAGAAATTTATCAAGAAATCTGAAAATATTCAATATTTTTGAAAAAACAAGATGATGATTGAAAACTTGCTTATTTAGAAAACAAAGCACAAGATATTTCAGAGAGAGTATTTACATTTGATGAATTACAAAGTTTAATAAATATTGATCTGAAAGAAAAAGGTTTAGAAAGTCAATATATTAACTTAGTTAGTGAAATTAAAGATCTTTCTACAAATGATTTTCTTTCAATTAATGATTCAATAAACAAAATTGAGATTATTAATTCAAAAAAATTAGATGAATTATTTAAAGAGAAACTTAATGAAATTACTGAAGATTACATTATTAGCATATTAGATAGAAAAAAATGAGTAAAACAAGTTTAAAAAAAGATACTGAAACATGAATTAAAAACCAGCAAATTCCATGTTGTAATCATAGAAAACATAATATTTATCAAACAATGAAGTATGCTAGAAAACATAATAAAGTTGTTTTTGATACTGTATATTGATTATTGAATACACAAAAAGTGAATTTAACACATAAAAATTTAGCAATAGTTTGTAAAACTTTATGTACGCCACTCAAAAAACTTAAAAAAGTGAGAATAGTCAATTTTTACAATAAATTATTCCATAGCACAACTAGCAAATATATTGTATTCACAAAACCAGAGTATAAAGAAACTATCTGAAACTTAATTGATAAAGATATCAAAAGAAAAGGTAAAAGTTCTGAGTTATTAGAATATAAAAACACATTATTCAAAGAATACACAGATGAAATACTTAAAAATAACTATTTAGCAGTTTGTGTAATTACTGATGGTATTGATGAAGCAATTTATACACTCTTTGAAAATTTTGATGAAATCAAAAACTCACTTAGATTTGCTATTGAAAAGGATTTATTAGATTGCTGATATAGAGAATTTAAGGATAATCCTAAAAATATCCAAGGAAAGCGTTTTTAAAAGGTAAGAAAATAAGAAACTATGCAAGTAGTTTTTTATTTAAAAATAAAAGAAATTTACTAATTTTAAGGAGTAAAAATGAAAAACAAAAAGTTAATTTTAACTTCATTATTACAAATTCCTATAATAACAGCTATCAGTACAATTTCATATGTTCCAACTGATACATTTAGTCCTAAAACACCTGATGATATAGAATTTACAAAAGATTTTACTTATGATAGTTTGTTAAAAATGTTTCATGATGCTTTTCCTGAAAATGTTATTTTAGGACCAAGAGAAAATGAATATAAGTTAATTAATGAAAATCATATTTCAACTGAAAACACAGATGCTACACCATACATTAATACAAGTAATGAGATTGACTTTGTAAATCCAAGGTATTTTGATTTAGATGAAGAAAGAGACAAAATATATTCATTATTGAATGATAATGCAGAAGTATTATCTTTTGATAGTTTTTGACTTAATTTCAAAGGAAACTTAAAGTTTTATGATGTTTCCAACCAAGACATTTTCAATGTTGCTAATAATAAACTTAAAAAAGCATTAAATTTAAGTAATATTCCAGAATTATCTGAAAAAATAAGATCAGAACAAATCAGAGCAACAGCATTTAGTGTAAATTTCAATGAGACAAACAACAAATTCACTTCATCATATATACCAAAATACCTAACATATAGTTATAAACAAAATTCCGCAAATAATCAATGAAAGTTATTTTCAAAGCAAACAAACCCAGATTGAAGCAGAAATAATACACCAGAAAATGCAACAATTACCATTCAAAACAATGAGTTTTGACCTTCAATAAGACCTTTTTATCCATCAGGTGGATTAGTAATTACTTCTGATGGATCTGAAAATTTTAGTTTTCTACAAAATGATGAAGTACATGATTTAAAAGATGCTATGCTTAATAGTTTCTACAAATTAAACTTATACAATAATCTAAAAACAGCATACAGACATAAACAAAATCAATATTTAGTGCAATCTAATAATCCTATAACAATGAAGGTTGAAAGACCTTTACCTAATAGTTTATGAATTACACCTAGTGCAAGAGAAAGAAAACTTAGAAACCTAGAATTCACTACAACAATAAACTACATTGATGAAGCAGATATGAAAGAATATGCATTTAATCAATTCTTTAATGCAAGGGGACTTAATAAAATCAATAATGAATGATACTTTCAGGTAGATTATGATGCATTTGTTGATTATGTTTCTAATTTTGGTAAAAATGTTAATCAATTAAAAATATATGAAATTCTAAAAGAGACTTTTGGAACAGCAAATTTTGAATTCAAGTTCCAGAAGGAACCAGAAGTTATTGTTAAATACAATTATTACAATAATGAAAGTGGTGTAAGAGTTCATTTAGTACCTAATTACTCATACTATGATACCAATTGATGAGAAAGATTAACTATTAATGTACCAAAAATAGTGAATAATGAAACATCATTACAAAAGATATTTTCACTGAATGTTCTTGCTCCTAAAAGTGATGATCAAGTTTCAGGTGGTGAAAAACCATCAGATCAATATCAAATCTCACAGTTAGAACAACCATCAATAACATTTTTCTCACAAGCAGTTATAAACCTACCATTAAGTGTTAAAAGAAATGAAGAATTGCTTATCAATGATAAAGTAATACCAGTTTCATTAACAGGTTTTACATATAATGTTTTACCAAATGATAAGAAATTAAAGATACAAGTTAAGGTATATCATAGAGAAGAGAATGGTGAAATTAATAGAGATAATTTTAAAATTTACACCATTACTGAAGACTTGTTTAAATCAGCAAAAGTAAATACAGTTTTTGATGAGATTGAATTTAAATTGCATAGTTGAGATCCAGCAGTTAATTTAAATCAAGCACAAAAGATAAATCCATACATAATTGATGCTAATTTCAAGGAAATTCAAGATGTAGATGGTAATTTAATACCAAACCCTGATTATGACCCTAAAATTAATGCTAAAACAGGTACATACGAACAAATCTGGACTTTAAATAGTTCTTTTTACAAACACATTCAAGACCTAAATTTATGACCTACAATTACAAAATTAGAAGAAAACAAACTTTCAGAATACTTTGCAGAAGAAAGGAATTCCATCATAGCAAAAACAATCTTTGCTGATAATGGTTTAGTTCTCAATTTTGGAGAAGGTTTTGATAGAATTGATGGTTTTTACTTAGGGAATAATTTAAGTGAATTAAATGATAGTAAAATAAGGAATTCTAAATTTTCATTACCTAATGAAAGTGAAAAGATATTATATTTTACAAGTCCAAGAGCAAATGGTTGATATCTTTTAAGTGCAACACAAAAAACAGGACTAACTAAATATTATTTAATTTACCAAACAAACCAAAAATTCAAGCAAAGAGAACAGCAAAACATTCTAGATAAAGCATTTAATGAATTAAGAAATGCAAAATTAGTAAATAATTTAGCAAATTCAAAATTCCTTACTCCTTTTAGAGAATATACAAAAAATAAGTCATTAGATATTGAAAGTATGAGTTATTCAGACTTAGTAATTGAATATGAAAACTTCTTATTCTACAATAATGTAGTCTTTAATGTTAATTTTAAAGAGTTAAACACATCAGAATTATTAAGAGAATTCTTCTTTGATGAGTTGATTAAAAACAATAAGCTTATTTTAAGAGATCAGCCATTATTCAAGGAGCAAACAAATAGTGAATTACCAATAGATAATTGAAATTTATCTACTCCTTTAAGGAGTGTTTTAAGGAATTTAACACCTAATAACTTATCATCAAAACCAGAACTTAATGAATTTTTAGAATTATTTAAGCAATTTCTAGAAACAAAAATTCAAAACAACAAGGAAGTTAAGAATATTTATAGTTATTTTTCATCTGAACCTATTTCAAATGAAATATTAAAACCAGAAACTTTTGAATATTTAAATAATGTTAATGATAAAAATATTGAAGTAAGACAACCAAATGAAAGCATTTATACATATGACTTTTCATTCAAATATAATCTAGATCCAAACCAAACTGTTATTAGATTTAATATGAATAGAAATAATCATACTGTTGATTTAACACCATTCCTTTCAGCACTTGGTTATAAGGTTAAATGACCTATAAAAGTAGAAATTGATAAAGGTAAAATTAAAGAGTTTTTGGAAAACAAAACTTTTAATGATTGAAACAATGAAACTGGTTTGAAGGAAATTGTTGATTATATTAAAGAGAACATCTTAAACATAACAATTAATGGTGAAACATATCAACAAAATGCATTTGATACAACAGAAATACACCTTGGAACCAAGGACATTCAACTTAGAGATATTATTAATGCATTAAAACCAGAAATTAATTTAACAGCAAAGAGTATTTATATTTATCTTAATAATGAAATTGAAGTAGAAAATGAAAATATGGTGTTTTATCAATCTGATTCAAGAATTGATTTAGAACTACCAAACTTCTCAAACCCATTTGCATTTTTAAAAAGCATTAAGAACTTATCATATGATAATTTAACCAGAGATGAACTTGTTGCAAAATTGAATGATCCTGCATTGTTTAATAACTTTGTAATGAATACATATATTGATAACAAGTCATATAACTTTAACCTTAACTATTTAAGAGACTTTTACATACAAAATATCAATGATAATTTAAGTCTTTTAACAACTGATGAATACACAAAATATTTATCAGATGATGAAATAAAAGATGAAGGGGTTAAAACATTGCTTAAAAACCTTGTTTTAAGGCCTTTAAATGCAATAAACAGAGATGATATATTAATAGAACAACTTAAATATATCTTTGCTAATAAGAGCAAAATAAATGCTAATAGTAATAAAACCAATTTACCTAACTTTAATTTACCTAAACCTGAATTAATCAACCAATTCAAAACACCTGAATTCAAAGTTGAATATCAAGAAGCAATGAAAAATTATGAAGTATTAGAAAGAATTTTTAAGTACTGAGTACCAAAAGCAAGAAAGAGTTTCACTATTTCTAACCATAGAAAGACAATTTATGATGGAACATTATCAGAATTACTTTCTGATATGAAACCATTTAAGATTATTTTAAGTGATGAAAATAATTTATTTACCTGAGAAAAAATAAATGATTTCTTTCGTGCAAAAATAAGAGAATACAACAAAATTTCACTGCAACCAGATAAATTTAGGTTTTTAAATAATTCATTAGACAAATTTAAAGAGTGATTAGAATATGCTAAAAAACTTAAAAATAGTCATAGAAAGAAAATTTT
The nucleotide sequence above comes from Mycoplasma sp. Pen4. Encoded proteins:
- the ruvB gene encoding Holliday junction branch migration DNA helicase RuvB — encoded protein: MNNKDLRPTSFKDFIGQTKLTKTLQIMIESAKNQNKVLDHILFYGMPGMGKTTLATVIANSLDTRIHYVQGSNIEKKADLISILSVINENDIVFIDEIHSVNKNVVEFLYSAMEDFVFDLIIGVDGNARAMRMKLKPFTLIGATTKLSEISQPLIDRFGYVARLVNYTNEDIFKILKISAKKMNLEIEDELLKYIASYSRSTPRLSNHLLNRVNDFAIANKTFISKPLIKKTFKYLDLYQFGLTKDHIEYLQVLKEGFEEKCVSLDVICGLLLHTKESIVNEIEPPLLLLKLIEKTSRGRRISSLGIDYLIRQKIKDI
- a CDS encoding Mbov_0396 family ICE element transmembrane protein, with the translated sequence MFAWLINSIGYAIFSGLWYILVFLPGWILHIIYTTLEFVALKLPIYILFGGYEINFSTGFFIRFFGIALICLFFVVGIVFYRFIQARKDVENQQLFKESIKRGTLSFLMVVGIPILMWLMMIFFVIIYQLVKNSIFNQDTSLSQYIFKVLEPKWTETSEGHKAWIQVQNTFQPLSYNEWFYIDGSGILLIIKLAIAIFAIVVVIFGLFIRVIKAIAYEFVYFLWLPVAITQGTNDAGETLKKWFAKFTESVLSIFIILICLLLYIMLLQTTFEQVPSLIDEILGDNSTALSGEWTTSILSIAIILGMTYGINGMITRLMYFFNLDQFAESSIRLRRNKNKTANNTANTKETKAEANKTISYEKNTLKRNNDLGVRAKTSARNAKNTMSKEKTAEQAINNALKPWFIKIFNKLQEGDKVK
- a CDS encoding Mbov_0397 family ICE element conjugal transfer ATPase, producing the protein MLQAKPLKRNQFKIFRNMSWFDMIVFLIFALSDFIICFFGFPHLNIAYRVLISVMFIPLIMSLFLTVKDTSYKVYQMLWIWIKYESSKKKFKDDEINDLMVFTEIDNDGVLATNKLSKNKEFYARLLKLHGNSIFKYDKYNQEQLLEELTKGISTIKTPINIIKINSKNDFKENIFYADEALKKFKDKKSQIYLNALKSDLELFENQKYQVYYILVYGESETALIENTQNVKTAFENVNFLIEEQDQIQTLLFYSNFYDLDKSQPEIELKTLNARTDRVNIREILDINSIEFSSNNFKVNDKYHSMQGIKEFDYEVDNGWLNTIYDSDSNVFISISPLSQTVAEKLLESSNRKIGAQAYERTQHFLRDKKNQYEYEIFNQLTENIVKNQTKPLLDVGVYLLNTALKENDLNEIEKVNESNAKKENIKLGKFNFEQFKCWNQSQIPPTDFLNTSIQALPELIAFGWPWNLELLNDHNNFILGTQKNDGSPVFFDLFHRDGYRRNSNAIIIGTSGSGKSTFSMKLLNYMHYAKSQIIIIDPQDEYVDLCKNVSGQYIDIKNDSKTIINPLEIQINKVNSDNTTVFNIIDNHIDFVSKWFQILFESISNTEKILIKTALKTLYIKWNFYHQKTIKDLKRQKNWPIIDDFIKELENTQFNNELEKEIYQKPLIKLVKEFKFFFQEQISNKNIFNKPSNINLDNKFIVFNVKKLLAQQNQGSAQAQIYLLLNIINTKIYMNSINNSKNNTILFIDEAHFALKDNTPVIREFIIDTTKTIRKYNGSIVLATQNVNDISQNAAKILGNIQYSFFFNCKQLDIDSIKALYETNQTLTDQDLKFISNAKTGECLMLLTEKKHYQIKANYNNLEKDLFFKDFTIIEKYTKSLKFEITALFKKLSDSELKDELLTEYNKEIAMFESNLSLYSKNQEFLSFLVAFKENLIKVIRNI